From the genome of Octopus sinensis unplaced genomic scaffold, ASM634580v1 Contig14619, whole genome shotgun sequence, one region includes:
- the LOC115230153 gene encoding uncharacterized protein LOC115230153: MCVDYSVYPNGQCDKFIRCVGHRPIIMNCPINTLYNVVLRVCDWPYAVVCTSPAFRTIRTSRVVTDHITVPTSTTTTETSTATVDDGFRGVSDNGITDSGGGGGIHTRTTYWLVSSLLSSSAIPPVHVTTASPVTTMETFLTSKLSTEKDASIHCSDSIAWRPIADRASHCEYYYVCHFGQLLHVPCTPPLIFNAVYNICDKKENTVC, from the exons ATGTGTGTAGACTACTCCGTGTATCCGAATGGCCAGTGTGACAAGTTCATACGTTGCGTTGGCCACAGACCGATCATCATGAATTGTCCGATAAACACGTTGTACAACGTCGTCCTAAGGGTCTGCGATTGGCCCTACGCCGTCGTTTGTACGTCGCCAGCCTTCAGGACCATCAGAACCAGCAGGGTTGTCACCGATCACATTACAGTTCCGACATCCACGACAACGACGGAAACGTCCACAGCAACGGTAGACGACGGCTTCAGAGGGGTCAGTGACAATGGCATTACTGacagcggtggtggaggtggcattCACACTAGGACGACATATTGGCTGGTATCATCTTTGCTCTCTTCCTCGGCGATACCACCTGTGCATGTGACGACAGCATCACCTGTGACAACGATGGAAACATTTCTAACGTCAAAGCTGTCAACTGAAAAAG ATGCCTCAATCCATTGTTCCGACTCGATTGCCTGGAGACCAATCGCAGACCGCGCTTCTCATTGTGAATATTACTATGTCTGTCATTTTGGTCAGCTGTTACACGTTCCGTGCACACCCCCGCTCATCTTCAATGCCGTATACAACATCTGTGATAAGAAAGAAAACACAGTGTGTTGA
- the LOC115230152 gene encoding chondroitin proteoglycan 2-like, translating to MKSAAFNTVVFISLLQSIVWPVWGMSVPSCHGLKDGFYADAYDCRIFYRCVGSIPYQFTCPPGIYFDSGLNVCNWPHEVQNCDEKGRRIRPDPSNKLSLPEAHYNDNNNNNNKNNGGWSFHGEDGAFPESRHFESFIPEPEKGQDPHNSGVTEGNQEFFCPEKNGFYPHQYNCKLFFRCIAGRPFKFECARGTFFDHSIRVCNYPDRLPECDSNGRRRFGSVGSQQKEGDPGPSRSSSVEKPSKDIYGCPKKYGLFPHPKACTKFIYCNEYKGMLFECPKGLTFNYDKQICDFNKDFKC from the exons aatCAATTGTATGGCCAGTGTGGGGAATGAGTGTTCCCAGTTGCCATGGGCTAAAAGATGGCTTCTATGCAGATGCCTACGACTGCCGGATATTTTATCGATGTGTAGGAAGCATTCCGTACCAGTTCACCTGTCCACCAGGAATATATTTCGATTCTGGCCTCAACGTGTGCAACTGGCCTCACGAGGTGCAGAACTGTGATGAAAAGGGCAGGCGAATACGTCCCGACCCCTCGAACAAACTAAGTTTACCAGAAGCGcactacaacgacaacaacaacaacaacaataagaataacggTGGTTGGAGTTTCCATGGAGAAGACGGAGCTTTCCCTGAGTCACGCCATTTCGAGAGCTTTATACCGGAACCCGAAAAAGGACAGGACCCTCATAATTCAG GTGTCACTGAAGGTAACCAAGAGTTTTTCTGTCCTGAAAAGAACGGATTCTACCCTCACCAATACAACTGCAAGCTGTTTTTCCGTTGCATCGCCGGACGTCCATTCAAGTTTGAATGTGCCAGAGGAACCTTTTTCGACCATTCCATCAGAGTTTGTAACTACCCAGACAGACTCCCAGAATGTGACAGCAACGGCAGACGAAGGTTTG GAAGTGTTGGCAGTCAACAGAAGGAAGGTGACCCAGGCCCCAGTCGAAGTTCTTCCGTTGAAAAACCTTCCAAAG ATATTTACGGCTGTCCGAAGAAATATGGACTATTTCCACACCCCAAAGCCTGCACGAAATTCATTTATTGCAACGAATATAAAGGAATGCTCTTCGAATGCCCCAAAGGACTGACGTTCAATTATGACAAGCAGATTTGTGATTTCAATAAGGACTTCAAGTGCTGA